Below is a window of Fluviibacter phosphoraccumulans DNA.
TGCCGCCCAACTGGAGCGCCAGGCGCCGTTGTGCGCCAGATCAATGCGCACCCGGTAGCTTCTGGAAAATTCACTGACCGGGGCTTTCTGCCGCACTTCAGCCTTAACCTGCCAAAGTATCGCTTCAAACGCCTCTGCATCAAATGCAAACCCCAAGGCTTGTGCAGAAGCTGCAAGGCGCGACCGGTGCCCACGATATCGAGGAAATAACTCGACAAGCGGTAGCGTGGCTTCCAATTCGGCAGCGGGTAATTCCAGACGGAGCGTCTCAAAGAGCGTGAAGCCCGGATCCGGTTTCGTCAGGAAAGCACTCTTCAACAGGCATTCAGCATATTCATCGGCTGGGTCCGAATCCCACACGATGCCGCTACCTACACCCAGCACACCTGTTCGCGAAGCCGTTGCCTCACCAATGGGCGGATCCAGAATCAGCGTACGAATCGCAACATTCGCCTGTATTCGATCCGCCATCGCCCACCCAATGCTACCTGTGTATAAACCACGCGGCGCAGACTCCCAGGCCTGAATCTTTTGCATGGCAGCCACTTTAGGCGCACCGGTCACTGAGCCACAGGGAAACAGCGCCGTCATCAGGTCGTTCAACCGTGACGTCTTCAAGGTGGCCGAAATGGTCGAGGTCATCTGATGCACGGTGGTGTAGGCCTCCACATCAAACAGCCTGTCAACCACCACGCTCCCAGGATGCGCCACACGTCCCAGATCATTGCGTAGCAGATCCACAATCATCAGGTTCTCTGCACGGTTTTTTTCCGAAGCTTTGAGTGCGGCGGCATAGGCACTATCTGCATGGGCTTCCGGGGCTCGCGGGGCGGTGCCTTTCATCGGACGCACGGTGATCTGCCTATCGGCCACCTCAAAGAAAAGCTCTGGCGAGAATGACAACACCTGATACTCCGGCATATCGATGTACACCGCATACGCCGTGGGTTGTGCCTGCGCCAACTTTAAAAATACGTGAGCAGGATGACCATAGAGGGTAACGTCCAATGGGAAGGTGAAGTTCACCTGATAAATTTCACCTTCAGCAATGGCGCGTCGAATCTCCTGTAATTTGAGTGCATAGCGCGCTGCACTTTGCCCGGCAGGACCGCGCAGACATCCCGCAGCTGTCACCGCATCGCGTGACAATAACCAGGCATCTGCCTCGGCGCTGGTCAGCCATTGGGCGCCATCGAAAATCCAGACATAACCAATCGGCGCAGCATGTTTTTCCGGCTGCGGTACCGCAGCCTCCAGGACCGCTCCAACCTCATAGTCCAAGGCAAAGACCACAAAGCGCCCCTGTGCCCGCGCTTCATCGGCCGCCGTTAATGCGGTCGCGAGTGTCTGGGCATCATGAACGGGCCAGGTTTCCAGCAATTGACCGCTGAGCAGACTTTGGGCCGCCGAGGCCGCCGCCGTGCCATTACGAAAGAGGATCGCCGAAGCTGAATGGCTAGGCACGACTATTTACGCTGCAGGTAAAACACCAGACAGCTGCCCTCTTCCACAAGATGCAACAGCCGATGACCCGTCTGCCGGGCAAAAGCGGCAAAGTCTTCTTTGGCTGCTTGGTCGGTGGCGCGAATTTCCAGAATCTCTCCACTGGTCATCTCAGCCAGTGCCTTTTTGGTCCGCAAAATCGGCATTGGACATTTAAGCCCACAGACATCAAGCGCGCGATCAGGCACAGGGATAACAGGTTCGTTCATAACTTGCACTGACAAAAAACGTGATCAAAATGGCGACTGATTCGCCGCCTTACGCTCTTCCAGCACCTGGGCACGGAGAATGCGTAAGCGGCTATCAATCATCGACTGTTCCTGAAACTGCCGGGCTTCTCGTTGTGCTAATTCCAATTGTTCTACCGCCGCTTGCGTCTGGCCGTTCAGCGCGTACGCCTCAGCAGTCGCACGCCTCGATTGCACCGACTTGCCTAAGGCCGCGTAAGACTGCGCCTGCAGCAAATACAGTTTAGGATCACGCACGCCGCGATTGATACGCGCATCAATGATTTGAATTGCCGCCTCGTTCTGCCCTTGCAGTTGAAGTGCATTCACCAGCCCGAGCATGATCGCTTCATCATTGGGGTAGCGTTTGTACCCTTCGCGATAGATTGCCGTTGCCGCCCCGATCTCTTTTTCCGCCATCTTGATTTCAGCAGCCAAGGTTTCAAACATCGGGTTAGCGCTAGCCAGCTTTCTGGCCTGAAGCAATGATTTCTCGGCTTCGGGAAAGTTTCCCTGACGCAGTTGGGCGCGCGACATACCGTACCAAACCGCCGATTCGTGCGCAAAACGACGCTCACGCAACTGCGTTTCAAACTCTGCCATGGCATCCTGTGGCGTCGATTCCATGACACGTAGCTTGGCTCGCACCAGGTAAAACTCCTGGGAATCACGAATCTGTTTGTAGGGGGCATTGTGCGCACGTCCCTGCATGTCGGATATCCGCTCAGTCGTGAGCGGGTGCGTTCTCAGATAAACCGGCGCATTGTTCTCGTAGAGTGCGGTGGCTTTTTGTAAGCGCTCAAAAAAGTCAGCCATACCCTTCGGGTCATAGCCGGCTTTAGCCAGCGTCGTAAATCCGACGCGATCTGCCTCACGCTCGAAGTCTCTCGAATACGCCAGCTGCGATTGAATATTCGCCGCCTGAATCGCCTGACCAGCGCCCTGAGCCATCTGACCGGTATTACCGCCAGCACGAGCCGCTAAAACGATTAAGGCCAGACTGGCCAGCGATGAAATTTGCTGATTCTGAGCGGCCATAAAGCCACGCGCCAGATGTTGCTGAATGACGTGCGAGACTTCATGGGCCAGCACACCGGCGAATTCTGACTCTGTGCGTGCCGCAAGCAGCAAGCCGGTATTGACCCCGACGTAACCGCCAAAGGTGGCGAAGGCATTAATCTGACGATCGCGCAGTACAAAGAACGTAAAACGCCCATTCGGATCAGCACTGGCCGACACCAAACGGCGACCGACGCGATTAACGTAGCCGCTCACTTCCGGGTCATCGATATAGCTGGGTTCGCGCAGACGAATCTCGTTATAAAACTCAGCGCCCAGTTTGCGCTGTAGCTGTGGCGGTAAAACTTCGTGCGCCGCATCCCCCAGCTCGGGTAAGTCGCTCGACACGGCATTAACCGGGAGCGCAGCGCTAGCCACGGCCATCGCCATTACTACAGCAAACGTTTTCCTGATTCGGTGCATAACCACATAATACCCAACAAAGAAAAAGCCCGCCTTAAGGCGGGCTTTTTCCTGATGGGGCTTTGTCACAAGGACATCGCCCACATCCGCATTAAGCGCGACCGATATTAGCGGCTTGCTTACCCTTCGGGCCGTCGACCACGTCGAAGGAGACGCGTTCGCCTTCCTTCAGGGTCTTGAAACCATTCATGGTGATTGCGGAGAAATGGGCGAACAGATCTTCACCGCCGCCATCCGGCGTGATGAAACCAAAACCCTTTGCGTCATTGAACCACTTGACGGTACCTAGTGCCATGTTACTACTTCCTTCCGGTCGTACTGACCTCTTTAAACTATTTCAGAACGTAGCACACTCAGTGCGCCCACACTCCTCCCTGTACCGGAACCCCGGTATTTGGCTTTTGTACGCGATGTTTTACTCATCGTCAACAAGTTTTTACAATTATTTTTGCTGCGGCGCACAGTCTATCTGGTGGATTCAATGGACTTTTTATGACAAACCCATTGAAGATTTGTCGCTCAGACCTTAAATTGTGACCATGGCAGCCCATCGAAAAACCCAAGAAGGCACCGCGCTCCTCGAAAGAGAGTCGGTTGATATCCGCCCACCACCGCTCTACCAGGTACTGCTGCTGAACGATGATTTCACGCCGATGGCGTTTGTCATCCAAGTACTCGAATCCATCTTTCGCATGGACCATGAAAAAGCCATGCGTATCATGCTCGAAGTGCATACTGCTGGACGTGGTATCTGCGGCATCTATACCCGTGACATCGCAGCCAGCAAGGTTGAACAAGTTGTTAATCTGGCCAGGGAGCATCAACACCCTCTGGCCTGCGTGATGGAGGAAGCCCCATGATTGCCCAGGAACTTGAAGTCAGCCTGCATACGGCCTTTGTCGAAGCCCGTCAGAAACGTCACGAATTCATTACCGTCGAACATCTGTTACTCGCGCTCATTGACAACCCCTCTGCGGCCGATGCGCTGCGTGCTTGCGGCGCACAACTCGAAGCGCTACGGCATGAGTTGACGCGCTTCACGCAAGAGCACACACCACGCGTTGCCGAAGATATCGAGGCGGAAACACAACCAACGCTGGGGTTCCAACGCGTCATTCAGCGCGCAATTTTGCACGTGCAATCGTCCGGCAAAAAAGAAGTCACCGGGGCCAATGTGCTGGTGGCCATTTTTGGCGAGAAAGATTCGCACGCTGTTTATTACCTGCAGAAACAAAATATCTCTCGCTTGGATTTGGTGAATTTTATTTCCCACGGCATCGCCAAAGTGCCGCGCGACAGCGCCAAGCCGCAGGGTGAAGACGGTGAGGCCGACACCACTGAGAAAAGCCAGACTGGGCCGCTGGAACAATTCACGGTGAATCTGAATGCGCTTGCCCAGGAAGGCAAGATTGATCCATTGATCGGTCGCGAACGTGAGCTGGAACGCGTGGTACAAATTCTTTGCCGTCGGCGCAAAAACAACCCGCTGCTGGTTGGCGAAGCAGGCGTTGGCAAAACGGCCATTGCCGAAGGCCTGGCCCGACGCGTGGTAGACAAAGAGGTGCCTGACGTCTTGGCGGATGCCATTGTCTACTCGCTCGACATGGGTGCCCTCCTTGCTGGCACCAAGTATCGCGGCGATTTCGAACAACGCCTCAAGGGTGTACTGAAGGCGCTGAAGAGCAACCCGAATGCCATTCTCTTCATTGACGAAATCCACACGTTGATTGGCGCCGGTTCGGCTTCGGGCGGCACGCTTGACGCCTCTAATCTGCTGAAACCGGCATTAGCGAATGGTCAACTCCGTTGCATCGGTGCAACCACCTTCGTTGAATATCGTGGCATCTTTGAAAAAGATTCCGCTTTATCCCGTCGCTTTCAGAAGGTGGATGTCAACGAACCCTCTGTGGCCGAGACAATTGAAATTCTCAAAGGCCTGAAGTCGCGTTTCGAATCGCATCACAGCATCAAATACAGCGCCTCTGCTTTAACCACGGCCGCCGAGTTAGCCGCACGTCACATTACGGATCGCCATCTCCCGGACAAAGCCATTGACGTGATTGATGAAGCGGGTGCCGCGCAACGTATTCTGCCCAAGAGCAAACAGAAGAAAGTCGTCGGCAAACATGAAATCGAAGAAATCGTGGCGCGCATCGCCCGCATCCCGCCTTCTCATGTCTCTAACGATGACAAGCGCGCGCTCAAGAATCTGGACCGCGATCTAAAGGCCGTTGTTTTTGGGCAGGACAATGCCATTGATGCGCTCGCACGTGCGATCAAGATGGCGCGCTCGGGCCTGGGCAACCCCGGCAAACCGATTGGTGCCTTCCTGTTCTCGGGCCCCACCGGCGTTGGTAAAACCGAGGTGGCCAAGCAACTGGCCTACTGCCTGGGCATTGATTTGCTCCGCTTCGACATGTCGGAATACATGGAGCGTCATGCCGTCTCCCGACTCATCGGCGCGCCTCCGGGCTATGTCGGTTTTGAGCAAGGTGGTTTACTGACCGAAGCCATCAACAAGAAACCCTACTGCGTGTTACTGCTCGATGAAATCGAAAAAGCACACCAGGACATTTACAACGTGCTGCTACAAGTCATGGATCACGGCACGCTGACCGACAACAACGGACGCAAAGCCGACTTCCGCAATGTCGTCATCATCCTGACCACCAACGCCGGCCAGGAAACCCTGAATAAATCCGTGATGGGCTTTACCGCCAAGAAACAAGTCGGCGACGAAATGGACGAGATCAAACGCGTCTTCACACCGGAATTCCGCAATCGTCTGGATGCGACCATTTCATTCAAGCCGCTGGACTTGGACGTTATTCTGCGCGTGGTCGACAAATTCCTCATGCAGCTGGAAGAACAACTGCACGAAAAGAAAGTGGACGTCACTTTCACGGAGGCGCTCAAAACCTACCTCGCTGAAAACGGCTTTGATCCGCTGATGGGCGCACGGCCCATGGCGCGACTGATTCAGGACACGATTCGTTCCGCTTTGGCCGATGAACTGCTTTTCGGCAAATTGGCGCATGGCGGCCACGTCACCGTGGACATCGACCAGAACGATAAGGTGCAACTCCATTTCACCGACGCCGAAAATGTCGACCCACAAGGTCGTGCATCGGTGCCTGCCTGATTTAATCCACCCTTTTTGATTGACAACGAGATCTGCAACATGACGGCATTACTCACGACCGACCTCCTCGATAACAATGAAGCCCTCATCAAAAACGAGCAACTCAGAATCATCGCCCCAATGTTTCAGCGTTACGGCGGCAAACCCGGGTTCGCCGGCAACATTGTGACGCTGAAGATTTTTGAAGATAACTCCCTGGTACGTACCGTTCTAGGCGAGCCTGGCATCGGCAAGGTTTTGGTGATTGACGGTGGCGGTAGCCTACGTTGCGCATTGCTGGGCGATCAGCTTGCAGACATGGCCGTCAAAAACGGCTGGGAGGGCGTGGTTGTTTACGGCTGCATTCGAGACAGCGCAGCCATCAATGCGCTCCCGCTCGGCGTACGCGCCCTTAATACGCATCCGCTGAAAACCGTTAAGAAAAACGTAGGCGAGCGCGACGTGCCAGTGAGCTTTGGTG
It encodes the following:
- the pabB gene encoding aminodeoxychorismate synthase component I, translating into MPSHSASAILFRNGTAAASAAQSLLSGQLLETWPVHDAQTLATALTAADEARAQGRFVVFALDYEVGAVLEAAVPQPEKHAAPIGYVWIFDGAQWLTSAEADAWLLSRDAVTAAGCLRGPAGQSAARYALKLQEIRRAIAEGEIYQVNFTFPLDVTLYGHPAHVFLKLAQAQPTAYAVYIDMPEYQVLSFSPELFFEVADRQITVRPMKGTAPRAPEAHADSAYAAALKASEKNRAENLMIVDLLRNDLGRVAHPGSVVVDRLFDVEAYTTVHQMTSTISATLKTSRLNDLMTALFPCGSVTGAPKVAAMQKIQAWESAPRGLYTGSIGWAMADRIQANVAIRTLILDPPIGEATASRTGVLGVGSGIVWDSDPADEYAECLLKSAFLTKPDPGFTLFETLRLELPAAELEATLPLVELFPRYRGHRSRLAASAQALGFAFDAEAFEAILWQVKAEVRQKAPVSEFSRSYRVRIDLAHNGAWRSSWAALPPLSERVALIWAESPLDASNPLLQHKTSVRTTYDAAIDRAVAQQAFDALFCNQMGFVCEGARSNVFVREGNRLLTPPLRCGLLPGVLRSELLSRGEASESLLTISDIKAASREGRLRVGNALRGLMPAYLK
- a CDS encoding cold-shock protein; translation: MALGTVKWFNDAKGFGFITPDGGGEDLFAHFSAITMNGFKTLKEGERVSFDVVDGPKGKQAANIGRA
- a CDS encoding sulfurtransferase TusA family protein translates to MNEPVIPVPDRALDVCGLKCPMPILRTKKALAEMTSGEILEIRATDQAAKEDFAAFARQTGHRLLHLVEEGSCLVFYLQRK
- the clpS gene encoding ATP-dependent Clp protease adapter ClpS: MAAHRKTQEGTALLERESVDIRPPPLYQVLLLNDDFTPMAFVIQVLESIFRMDHEKAMRIMLEVHTAGRGICGIYTRDIAASKVEQVVNLAREHQHPLACVMEEAP
- the clpA gene encoding ATP-dependent Clp protease ATP-binding subunit ClpA, with protein sequence MIAQELEVSLHTAFVEARQKRHEFITVEHLLLALIDNPSAADALRACGAQLEALRHELTRFTQEHTPRVAEDIEAETQPTLGFQRVIQRAILHVQSSGKKEVTGANVLVAIFGEKDSHAVYYLQKQNISRLDLVNFISHGIAKVPRDSAKPQGEDGEADTTEKSQTGPLEQFTVNLNALAQEGKIDPLIGRERELERVVQILCRRRKNNPLLVGEAGVGKTAIAEGLARRVVDKEVPDVLADAIVYSLDMGALLAGTKYRGDFEQRLKGVLKALKSNPNAILFIDEIHTLIGAGSASGGTLDASNLLKPALANGQLRCIGATTFVEYRGIFEKDSALSRRFQKVDVNEPSVAETIEILKGLKSRFESHHSIKYSASALTTAAELAARHITDRHLPDKAIDVIDEAGAAQRILPKSKQKKVVGKHEIEEIVARIARIPPSHVSNDDKRALKNLDRDLKAVVFGQDNAIDALARAIKMARSGLGNPGKPIGAFLFSGPTGVGKTEVAKQLAYCLGIDLLRFDMSEYMERHAVSRLIGAPPGYVGFEQGGLLTEAINKKPYCVLLLDEIEKAHQDIYNVLLQVMDHGTLTDNNGRKADFRNVVIILTTNAGQETLNKSVMGFTAKKQVGDEMDEIKRVFTPEFRNRLDATISFKPLDLDVILRVVDKFLMQLEEQLHEKKVDVTFTEALKTYLAENGFDPLMGARPMARLIQDTIRSALADELLFGKLAHGGHVTVDIDQNDKVQLHFTDAENVDPQGRASVPA
- a CDS encoding M48 family metalloprotease; protein product: MASAALPVNAVSSDLPELGDAAHEVLPPQLQRKLGAEFYNEIRLREPSYIDDPEVSGYVNRVGRRLVSASADPNGRFTFFVLRDRQINAFATFGGYVGVNTGLLLAARTESEFAGVLAHEVSHVIQQHLARGFMAAQNQQISSLASLALIVLAARAGGNTGQMAQGAGQAIQAANIQSQLAYSRDFEREADRVGFTTLAKAGYDPKGMADFFERLQKATALYENNAPVYLRTHPLTTERISDMQGRAHNAPYKQIRDSQEFYLVRAKLRVMESTPQDAMAEFETQLRERRFAHESAVWYGMSRAQLRQGNFPEAEKSLLQARKLASANPMFETLAAEIKMAEKEIGAATAIYREGYKRYPNDEAIMLGLVNALQLQGQNEAAIQIIDARINRGVRDPKLYLLQAQSYAALGKSVQSRRATAEAYALNGQTQAAVEQLELAQREARQFQEQSMIDSRLRILRAQVLEERKAANQSPF
- the rraA gene encoding ribonuclease E activity regulator RraA; this translates as MTALLTTDLLDNNEALIKNEQLRIIAPMFQRYGGKPGFAGNIVTLKIFEDNSLVRTVLGEPGIGKVLVIDGGGSLRCALLGDQLADMAVKNGWEGVVVYGCIRDSAAINALPLGVRALNTHPLKTVKKNVGERDVPVSFGGVTLKPGEWLCADEDGVIVSTTPLI